In the genome of Streptomyces pactum, one region contains:
- a CDS encoding TetR/AcrR family transcriptional regulator, whose protein sequence is MTAIEQTEVRPRGTRLPRRARRNQLLGAAQEVFVAQGYHAAAMDDIAERAGVSKPVLYQHFPGKLELYLALLDQHCEALLHAVRSALASTTENKQRVAATMEAYFAYVEDEGGAFRLVFESDLTNEPAVRERVDRVSMECAEAISEVIAEDTGLPKDESMLLAVGLGGVSQIVARYWLSSERSVPRDTAVQLLTSLAWRGIAGFPLHGAEAH, encoded by the coding sequence GTGACAGCCATCGAGCAGACCGAGGTGCGCCCGCGAGGCACGCGCCTTCCGCGCCGAGCCCGACGCAATCAACTCCTGGGGGCCGCCCAGGAGGTCTTCGTGGCCCAGGGCTACCACGCGGCGGCGATGGACGACATCGCCGAGCGCGCGGGGGTCAGCAAGCCCGTGCTCTACCAGCACTTCCCCGGGAAGCTGGAGCTGTACCTGGCCCTGCTGGACCAGCACTGCGAGGCGCTGCTGCACGCGGTGCGTTCCGCGCTGGCGTCCACCACCGAGAACAAGCAGCGCGTCGCCGCGACCATGGAGGCGTACTTCGCCTACGTGGAGGACGAGGGCGGCGCGTTCCGACTGGTATTCGAATCCGATCTGACCAACGAGCCGGCGGTGCGCGAGCGCGTGGACCGGGTCTCGATGGAGTGCGCGGAGGCGATCAGCGAGGTCATCGCCGAGGACACCGGCCTGCCCAAGGACGAGTCGATGCTGCTCGCGGTGGGTCTGGGCGGCGTCTCGCAGATCGTGGCGCGCTACTGGCTCTCCAGCGAGCGGTCGGTACCCCGGGACACCGCGGTGCAGCTGCTCACCTCGCTGGCCTGGCGGGGCATCGCCGGCTTCCCGCTGCACGGCGCCGAGGCGCACTGA
- a CDS encoding alpha/beta fold hydrolase: MSSTESPDAHALPVVPPARSEHVGAGETVRTVRLPGLTLAVRARRPAREGLVPALYVHGLGGSSLNWSALMERLADRVDGEAVDLPGFGHSPPPDDGDYSITGHARAVIRHLDAAGRGPVHLFGNSMGGAIATRVAAVRPDLVRTLTLVSPALPELRPQRTAIPTALLALPGAARLFVRMTRDWTIEYRTRQVLALNYGDPSRVTPEALAAAVEEQERRAELPYFWDAMARSARGIVDSYTLGGQHSLWRQAERVLAPTLLVYGMRDLLVSHRMALRAARAFRDSRLLTLMDAGHVAMMEFPGTVARAVGELLDEYDGSGAARG, translated from the coding sequence ATGTCTTCGACCGAGTCGCCGGATGCCCATGCCCTTCCGGTGGTGCCGCCCGCACGGTCCGAGCACGTCGGAGCGGGGGAGACGGTCCGTACCGTACGGCTGCCCGGACTCACCCTGGCGGTCCGCGCACGGCGCCCGGCCCGCGAGGGCCTGGTCCCGGCGCTCTACGTCCACGGGCTCGGCGGCTCCTCGCTGAACTGGTCCGCGCTGATGGAGCGGCTCGCCGACCGGGTGGACGGGGAGGCGGTGGACCTGCCCGGCTTCGGCCACTCCCCGCCGCCGGACGACGGCGACTACTCCATCACCGGCCACGCCCGCGCGGTGATCCGCCACCTGGACGCCGCCGGCCGCGGCCCGGTGCACCTGTTCGGCAACTCGATGGGCGGCGCGATCGCCACCCGGGTGGCGGCGGTCCGGCCCGACCTGGTGCGCACCCTCACCCTGGTCTCGCCCGCGCTGCCGGAGCTGCGGCCGCAGCGCACCGCGATCCCCACCGCGCTGCTGGCCCTGCCCGGCGCGGCCCGGCTCTTCGTCCGGATGACCCGGGACTGGACCATCGAGTACCGGACCCGCCAGGTGCTGGCGCTCAACTACGGCGACCCCTCCCGGGTGACCCCGGAGGCGCTCGCGGCGGCCGTCGAGGAGCAGGAGCGGCGCGCGGAGCTGCCCTATTTCTGGGACGCGATGGCCCGGTCGGCGCGCGGCATCGTGGACTCCTACACCCTCGGCGGGCAGCACTCGCTGTGGCGGCAGGCGGAACGGGTGCTGGCGCCGACCCTCCTCGTCTACGGGATGCGCGACCTGCTGGTCTCGCACCGGATGGCGCTGCGGGCCGCCCGGGCGTTCCGGGACTCCCGGCTGCTGACCCTGATGGACGCCGGCCATGTGGCGATGATGGAGTTCCCCGGGACGGTGGCGAGAGCCGTCGGTGAACTCCTCGACGAATACGACGGAAGCGGTGCGGCGCGTGGGTAA
- a CDS encoding DEAD/DEAH box helicase: MTLPVALAGSDVIGQAKTGTGKTLGFGLPLLERVVVPADVEAGRAKPEQLTDTPQALVVVPTRELCTQVTNDLLTAGKVRNVRVLSIYGGRAYEPQVEALKKGIDVVVGTPGRLLDLAGQKKLNLSAVKSLVLDEADEMLDLGFLPDVEKIIQLLPATRQTMLFSATMPGQVISLARRYMSQPTHIRATAPDDEGATVANITQHVFRAHSMDKPEMVARILQAEGRGLAMIFCRTKRTAADIADQLSRRGFAAGAVHGDLGQGAREQALRAFRNGKVDVLVCTDVAARGIDVEGVTHVINYQSPEDEKTYLHRIGRTGRAGASGTAVTLVDWDDIPRWQLINKALDLPFPDPEETYSTSPHLYEKLGIPEGTKGVLPRAERTRAGLAAEEIEDLGETGGRGPRGRGGRAAAPVAEERPQRTRTPRQRRRTRGGVSVDAGDAGPAAAEAVSAPPASVPADGAPAEPRQPRRRRRTRSGAAEPAAERTVRTAEGAGQAPAPAAEALPEAVPAAAEVTAAPATTTEAVAEQDGAGAAKPRRRRTRTTKATEAVATAEGTTEATGTTEPADAAEAKPARRRTRATKATAKAPEAEAAVATAEGTTETTGPDDAEAPAKPRRRTRTTKATEGTTEATGTTEPAVAAEAKPARRRTRTTKAPEAEAAVDGSAAPEAAEAKPVRRRTRAKVPAAEVTAEG; this comes from the coding sequence ATGACGCTCCCGGTGGCCCTGGCGGGCTCCGACGTCATCGGCCAGGCGAAGACCGGCACCGGTAAGACCCTCGGCTTCGGCCTCCCCCTGCTGGAGCGCGTCGTCGTCCCCGCGGACGTCGAGGCCGGCCGGGCCAAGCCCGAACAGCTGACCGACACCCCGCAGGCCCTCGTGGTGGTTCCCACCCGCGAGCTGTGCACCCAGGTCACCAACGACCTGCTCACCGCGGGCAAGGTGCGGAACGTCCGGGTCCTGTCGATCTACGGTGGCCGTGCCTACGAACCGCAGGTCGAAGCCCTGAAGAAGGGCATCGACGTGGTGGTCGGCACCCCCGGCCGGCTGCTGGACCTGGCGGGCCAGAAGAAGCTGAACCTGTCGGCCGTCAAGTCGCTGGTGCTGGACGAGGCCGACGAGATGCTCGACCTGGGCTTCCTGCCCGACGTCGAGAAGATCATCCAGCTGCTGCCGGCCACCCGGCAGACCATGCTCTTCTCGGCCACCATGCCGGGCCAGGTCATCTCGCTGGCGCGCCGCTACATGTCGCAGCCCACGCACATCCGCGCCACGGCGCCGGACGACGAGGGCGCGACCGTGGCCAACATCACCCAGCACGTCTTCCGCGCGCACTCGATGGACAAGCCGGAGATGGTCGCCCGCATCCTCCAGGCCGAGGGCCGGGGCCTGGCGATGATCTTCTGCCGCACCAAGCGGACCGCCGCCGACATCGCCGACCAGCTCTCCCGGCGCGGTTTCGCCGCCGGCGCGGTCCACGGCGACCTCGGCCAGGGCGCCCGCGAGCAGGCACTGCGCGCCTTCCGCAACGGCAAGGTGGACGTCCTGGTCTGCACCGACGTCGCGGCCCGCGGTATCGATGTCGAGGGTGTGACCCACGTCATCAACTACCAGTCGCCCGAGGACGAGAAGACCTATCTGCACCGCATCGGCCGCACCGGCCGCGCCGGTGCGTCGGGTACCGCCGTCACCCTGGTGGACTGGGACGACATCCCGCGCTGGCAGCTGATCAACAAGGCGCTGGACCTGCCGTTCCCGGACCCGGAGGAGACCTACTCCACCTCGCCGCACCTGTACGAGAAGCTGGGCATCCCGGAGGGCACCAAGGGCGTCCTGCCGCGGGCCGAGCGCACCCGCGCCGGGCTCGCCGCCGAGGAGATCGAGGACCTCGGCGAGACCGGCGGGCGCGGCCCCCGTGGCCGTGGCGGCCGTGCCGCCGCCCCGGTGGCGGAGGAGCGTCCCCAGCGGACCCGCACCCCGCGCCAGCGGCGCCGTACCCGGGGTGGGGTGTCGGTGGACGCCGGTGACGCCGGGCCGGCCGCGGCCGAGGCGGTGTCCGCCCCGCCGGCCTCCGTGCCGGCCGACGGCGCGCCCGCCGAGCCGCGGCAGCCGCGTCGTCGCCGACGTACCCGGAGCGGCGCCGCCGAGCCGGCGGCCGAGCGCACCGTGCGTACCGCCGAGGGTGCCGGGCAGGCCCCGGCGCCGGCCGCCGAGGCGCTGCCGGAGGCCGTGCCGGCCGCCGCCGAGGTGACCGCCGCCCCGGCGACCACCACCGAGGCGGTCGCCGAGCAGGACGGGGCCGGGGCGGCCAAGCCGCGCCGCCGCCGCACCCGCACCACCAAGGCCACCGAGGCCGTCGCCACCGCCGAGGGCACCACCGAGGCGACCGGCACCACCGAGCCGGCCGACGCCGCGGAGGCCAAGCCGGCCCGCCGCCGGACCCGCGCCACCAAGGCGACCGCCAAGGCCCCCGAGGCCGAGGCCGCCGTGGCCACCGCGGAGGGCACGACGGAGACCACCGGCCCCGACGACGCCGAGGCACCCGCCAAACCGCGCCGCCGCACCCGCACCACCAAGGCCACCGAGGGCACCACCGAGGCGACCGGCACCACCGAGCCGGCCGTCGCCGCGGAGGCCAAGCCGGCCCGCCGCCGCACCCGCACCACCAAGGCCCCCGAGGCCGAGGCCGCCGTCGACGGCAGCGCCGCCCCGGAGGCCGCGGAGGCCAAGCCGGTGCGCCGTCGCACCCGGGCCAAGGTCCCGGCGGCGGAGGTCACCGCAGAGGGCTGA
- a CDS encoding NYN domain-containing protein, with translation MNDASPPTQADPGPPDLDAPDAGRPHLGALLAAVERTNELLQRVLAEVATTPSTHAIFADAGYVYAAAGRLVAGTEDRRTFALDAEGFIDAFIDKARAIFPDSRLLRVYWYDGARRRIHTAEQQRIAELPDVKVRLGNLNANNQQKGVDSLIRGDLESLARHRAIGDAVLIGGDEDLVSAVEAAQGYGARVHLWGIDAVEGRNQAEPLLWEVDSQRTFDLDFCRPYVTRRTEGYEPYGEAGAGGPAPGRDEVRFVGAQVAAQWLAARGRDSLAELLPGRPYLPGPVDQELLFEAEALLRLSLRAHADLRRALRDGFWEHLQAQY, from the coding sequence ATGAATGACGCCAGCCCCCCGACCCAGGCGGATCCCGGCCCGCCGGACCTCGACGCACCGGACGCCGGCCGGCCGCACCTCGGTGCGCTCCTCGCCGCCGTCGAGCGCACCAACGAGCTGCTGCAGCGGGTCCTCGCCGAGGTCGCCACCACCCCGTCCACCCACGCGATCTTCGCCGACGCCGGCTACGTCTACGCCGCCGCCGGTCGGCTGGTGGCCGGCACCGAGGACCGCCGGACCTTCGCCCTGGACGCCGAGGGGTTCATCGACGCCTTCATCGACAAGGCGCGGGCGATCTTCCCCGACAGCCGGCTGCTCCGCGTCTACTGGTACGACGGCGCCCGCCGGCGCATCCACACCGCCGAGCAGCAGCGCATCGCCGAGCTCCCCGACGTCAAGGTGCGGCTGGGCAACCTCAACGCCAACAACCAGCAGAAGGGCGTGGACTCGCTGATCCGCGGCGACCTGGAGTCGCTCGCGCGGCACCGCGCCATCGGCGACGCCGTCCTGATCGGCGGTGACGAGGACCTGGTCAGCGCGGTGGAGGCGGCCCAGGGGTACGGCGCGCGGGTGCACCTGTGGGGCATCGACGCGGTGGAGGGCCGCAACCAGGCCGAACCGCTGCTGTGGGAGGTGGACAGCCAGCGCACCTTCGACCTCGACTTCTGCCGGCCGTACGTGACCCGCCGGACCGAGGGCTACGAGCCGTACGGCGAGGCCGGGGCCGGAGGCCCGGCGCCCGGCCGCGACGAGGTGCGCTTCGTCGGCGCCCAGGTCGCGGCCCAGTGGCTCGCCGCCCGGGGCCGGGACTCGCTCGCCGAGCTGCTGCCCGGCCGCCCCTACCTGCCCGGCCCGGTGGACCAGGAACTCCTCTTCGAGGCCGAGGCGCTGCTGCGGCTCTCCCTGCGGGCCCACGCCGACCTGCGGCGGGCCCTCCGGGACGGCTTCTGGGAACACCTCCAGGCCCAGTACTGA
- a CDS encoding alpha/beta fold hydrolase has protein sequence MSTPPTLTLPACARAYPLETGRGRFAVHDARPDGPVRGTALLVPGFTGSKEDFIALLEPLAAAGFRVVAVDGRGQHESPGPADPGAYTREELGRDVLAQAAALAGEDGGDGRRVHVLGHSLGGLVVREAVLRDAAPFASLTLMSSGPAAIAEAQRARTRMLLDALATLDMESVWQAMRRLDPPEAPESATPAEVREFLHRRWLNTRPEQLRATGRQLLDEPDRVAALAAVGLPVHVLSGETDYAWPVPLMDAMAARLSARRTVVEGAGHSPNAERPEDTAEALRAFWLGAGAG, from the coding sequence ATGAGTACGCCGCCGACCCTCACCCTGCCCGCCTGCGCCCGGGCGTACCCGCTGGAGACCGGGCGCGGGCGGTTCGCGGTCCACGACGCACGGCCGGACGGGCCGGTACGCGGTACGGCCCTGCTGGTCCCGGGGTTCACCGGCAGCAAGGAGGACTTCATCGCGCTGCTGGAGCCGCTGGCCGCCGCCGGGTTCCGGGTGGTCGCGGTGGACGGGCGCGGGCAGCACGAGAGCCCCGGCCCGGCGGACCCGGGTGCCTACACCCGCGAGGAGCTGGGCAGGGACGTACTCGCCCAGGCCGCGGCCCTCGCCGGGGAGGACGGCGGGGACGGGCGGCGCGTCCACGTGCTGGGGCACTCGCTCGGCGGCCTGGTCGTGCGGGAGGCGGTACTGCGGGACGCGGCCCCGTTCGCCTCGCTGACCCTGATGAGCTCGGGGCCGGCCGCCATCGCGGAGGCACAGCGGGCCCGGACGCGGATGCTGCTGGACGCCCTGGCCACCCTGGACATGGAGTCGGTGTGGCAGGCGATGCGACGGCTTGATCCGCCGGAGGCTCCGGAGTCCGCCACCCCTGCCGAGGTACGGGAGTTCCTGCACCGGCGGTGGCTGAACACCCGGCCGGAGCAGTTGCGTGCCACCGGCCGGCAGCTGCTGGACGAACCCGACCGGGTCGCCGCGCTGGCGGCGGTGGGGCTGCCCGTGCACGTGCTGTCGGGGGAGACCGACTACGCCTGGCCGGTACCGCTGATGGACGCCATGGCGGCGCGGCTGTCGGCCCGCCGTACGGTCGTGGAGGGCGCCGGGCACTCCCCCAACGCCGAGCGACCGGAGGACACCGCCGAGGCGCTCCGCGCCTTCTGGCTCGGCGCCGGTGCCGGGTAG
- a CDS encoding NAD-dependent epimerase/dehydratase family protein: MRVLLLGSSGYLGRYVADHLLADPSVQLTALGRGDDADVRFDLSTGSPGALTRFLDAVHPGVVINCAGATRGGARELLRHNTVAVATVCEAMRRSSCAARLVQLGCASEYGPSQHGSSTAEDAVPRPGGPYGVSKLGATELVLGSGLDAIVLRVFSPVGPGTPAGSPLGRLADAMRRAMQAGESELRLSGLGVQRDFVDVRDVARAVHAASLSAAQGVVNIGTGRAVRLRDAAGVLARVAGFGGALHEVDIPAARQPLLQAPGAPAGGGPGGGQDHPAAAPVTVHPYPDGCGGWQQADVRTARDRLGWRPRIALEESLADIWMEAACRI; this comes from the coding sequence ATGAGGGTCCTGCTGCTCGGTTCCAGCGGATATCTCGGCCGCTACGTCGCCGATCACCTGCTCGCCGACCCGTCGGTCCAGCTCACCGCGCTCGGTCGCGGCGACGACGCCGATGTGCGGTTCGACCTGTCCACCGGCAGCCCCGGCGCGCTCACCCGCTTCCTGGACGCGGTGCACCCCGGCGTGGTGATCAACTGCGCCGGCGCCACCCGGGGCGGGGCCCGCGAACTCCTCCGGCACAACACCGTCGCGGTGGCGACGGTCTGCGAGGCGATGCGCCGCAGCAGCTGCGCGGCCCGGCTGGTCCAGCTCGGCTGCGCCTCCGAGTACGGACCCTCGCAGCACGGTTCGTCCACGGCGGAGGACGCCGTCCCGCGCCCCGGCGGGCCGTACGGGGTGAGCAAACTCGGTGCCACCGAACTCGTCCTCGGCTCGGGGCTGGACGCCATCGTGCTGCGCGTCTTCTCCCCCGTGGGGCCGGGCACCCCCGCCGGTTCGCCGCTGGGCCGGCTCGCCGATGCCATGCGCCGCGCCATGCAGGCCGGGGAGAGTGAACTGCGGCTGAGCGGCCTGGGCGTACAGCGGGACTTCGTGGACGTCCGGGACGTGGCGCGGGCGGTGCACGCCGCCTCGCTGTCGGCCGCCCAGGGGGTGGTCAACATCGGCACCGGCCGGGCCGTCCGGCTGCGGGACGCCGCCGGGGTGCTCGCCCGGGTGGCCGGGTTCGGGGGCGCGCTGCACGAGGTGGACATCCCGGCCGCCCGGCAACCGCTGCTCCAGGCGCCGGGCGCCCCGGCGGGTGGTGGTCCGGGCGGGGGCCAGGACCACCCCGCGGCGGCTCCGGTCACCGTCCACCCCTACCCCGACGGATGCGGTGGCTGGCAGCAGGCCGACGTGCGGACCGCCCGGGACCGGCTGGGCTGGCGCCCCCGGATCGCCCTGGAGGAGTCCCTGGCCGACATCTGGATGGAGGCCGCCTGCCGCATCTGA
- a CDS encoding ferritin-like fold-containing protein — translation MPESEYSGIAAQDWAQASADPQYRAAVVDLLGALAYGELAAFERLAEDAKLAPTLDDKAELAKMASAEFHHFEQLRDRLAAVGEEPTVAMAPFAAALDEFHRQTAPSDWLEGLVKAYVGDSIASDFYREVAARLDSDTRALVLQVLDDTGHATFAVEKVRAAIESDPRVGGRLALWARRLMGEALSQAQRVVADRDALSTMLVGGVADGFDLAEVGRMFSRITEAHTKRMAALGLAA, via the coding sequence GTGCCGGAGAGTGAGTACAGCGGGATCGCCGCCCAGGACTGGGCGCAGGCATCCGCCGATCCCCAGTACCGGGCCGCCGTGGTGGATCTCCTGGGCGCCCTGGCCTACGGCGAGCTGGCCGCCTTCGAGCGGCTGGCGGAGGACGCCAAGCTGGCCCCCACCCTGGACGACAAGGCCGAGCTGGCGAAGATGGCCTCCGCGGAGTTCCACCACTTCGAGCAGTTGCGGGACCGGCTGGCGGCCGTCGGCGAGGAGCCGACCGTGGCGATGGCGCCGTTCGCCGCCGCGCTGGACGAGTTCCACCGCCAGACGGCGCCCTCGGACTGGCTGGAGGGCCTGGTCAAGGCGTACGTGGGCGACTCCATCGCCAGCGACTTCTACCGCGAGGTGGCCGCCCGGCTGGACTCCGACACCCGCGCCCTGGTGCTCCAGGTGCTCGACGACACCGGCCACGCGACCTTCGCGGTGGAGAAGGTGCGCGCCGCGATCGAGTCGGACCCGCGGGTCGGCGGCCGGCTGGCCCTGTGGGCCCGGCGGCTGATGGGCGAGGCGCTCTCCCAGGCGCAGCGCGTGGTCGCGGACCGCGACGCGCTCTCCACCATGCTGGTCGGCGGGGTGGCCGACGGCTTCGACCTGGCCGAGGTGGGCCGGATGTTCTCCCGGATCACCGAGGCGCACACCAAGCGGATGGCCGCCCTGGGGCTGGCCGCCTGA
- a CDS encoding MarC family protein — translation MFDVAVFGSLFLTLFVIMDPPGITPIFLGLTAGRPLKVQRRMAWQAVAVAFGVIAVFGILGQRILDYLHVSVPALMIAGGLLLLLIALDLLTGKTDEPKQTKDVNVALVPLGMPLLAGPGAIVSVILAVQHADGFGGQVSVWAAIVAMHVVLLLVMRYSLLIIRVIKDGGVVLVTRLAGMMLSAIAVQQIINGVTQVIHGA, via the coding sequence GTGTTCGACGTCGCCGTCTTCGGATCCCTCTTTCTCACCCTTTTTGTCATCATGGACCCCCCGGGGATCACCCCGATCTTCCTCGGGCTCACCGCGGGCCGGCCGCTGAAGGTGCAGCGCAGGATGGCCTGGCAGGCGGTCGCGGTCGCCTTCGGCGTGATCGCCGTGTTCGGCATCCTGGGCCAGCGGATCCTGGACTATCTCCACGTCTCGGTGCCCGCGCTGATGATCGCGGGCGGACTGCTGCTGCTCCTGATCGCCCTGGACCTGCTGACCGGCAAGACCGACGAGCCCAAGCAGACCAAGGACGTGAACGTGGCACTGGTGCCGCTGGGCATGCCGCTGCTGGCCGGCCCGGGCGCCATCGTCTCGGTGATCCTGGCGGTGCAGCACGCGGACGGCTTCGGCGGCCAGGTCTCGGTCTGGGCCGCCATCGTGGCGATGCACGTGGTGCTGCTGCTGGTCATGCGGTACTCGCTGCTGATCATCCGGGTGATCAAGGACGGCGGTGTGGTGCTGGTGACCCGGCTCGCCGGGATGATGCTCTCCGCGATCGCGGTCCAGCAGATCATCAACGGCGTCACCCAGGTCATCCACGGCGCCTGA
- a CDS encoding DUF3107 domain-containing protein — MEVKIGVQHAPREITLESGQSAEEVERAVADALAGKAQLLSLVDDRGRKVLVPADRLAYVEIGEPSTRRVGFSTL; from the coding sequence GTGGAGGTCAAGATCGGCGTGCAGCACGCGCCCCGGGAGATCACCTTGGAGAGCGGGCAGTCTGCCGAGGAGGTGGAGCGTGCCGTGGCCGACGCGCTCGCGGGCAAGGCGCAGCTGCTGAGCCTGGTGGACGACCGTGGCCGCAAGGTCCTGGTCCCGGCGGACCGGCTGGCGTACGTCGAGATCGGCGAGCCGAGCACCCGCCGGGTGGGCTTCAGCACGCTGTAG
- a CDS encoding DUF3152 domain-containing protein, with product MARKYPLDPRLAADGSFATIPGRDKAPGTGPVTRYRVDVERGLPLDGELFAEAVHRTLNDDRSWGHGGARTFERVSSGRADFVITLASPATTAKWCAKSGLDTTVDNVSCDSASTERVMINAYRWAQGAATYGDDKLHTYRQMLINHEVGHRLGRNHEFCSADGALAPVMMQQTKFLTTDGATCRINAWPYPTS from the coding sequence ATGGCGCGGAAGTACCCGCTCGACCCGCGGCTGGCCGCCGACGGCAGCTTCGCCACCATCCCTGGACGGGACAAGGCGCCCGGCACGGGCCCGGTGACGCGGTACCGGGTGGACGTGGAACGGGGGCTGCCGCTGGACGGCGAGCTGTTCGCCGAGGCGGTGCACAGGACGCTCAACGACGACCGCAGCTGGGGGCACGGCGGCGCCCGCACCTTCGAACGGGTCTCCTCCGGGCGGGCCGACTTCGTGATCACCCTGGCCAGCCCGGCCACCACCGCGAAGTGGTGCGCCAAGTCCGGCCTGGACACCACCGTGGACAACGTCTCCTGCGACTCCGCCTCCACCGAGCGCGTCATGATCAACGCCTACCGCTGGGCGCAGGGCGCCGCCACCTACGGCGACGACAAGCTCCACACCTACCGGCAGATGCTGATCAACCACGAGGTGGGACACCGGCTGGGCCGCAACCACGAGTTCTGTTCCGCGGACGGCGCCCTCGCCCCGGTGATGATGCAGCAGACCAAGTTCCTCACCACGGACGGGGCGACCTGCCGGATCAACGCCTGGCCGTACCCCACGTCCTGA
- a CDS encoding PHP domain-containing protein yields the protein MRIDLHTHSTASDGTDTPAELVRNAAAAGLDVVALTDHDTVAGHRAALDALPAGLTLVTGAELSCRLAPAGPADGEGVSLHLLAYLFDPDEPELARERELVRDDREPRARKMVARLQELGVPVTWEQVARIAGDGAVGRPHVATALVELGVVPTVSDAFTAEWIGNGGRADVRKHELDPFEAVRLVKGAGGVAVFAHPLAVKRGRCVPESVIAELAAAGLDGVEVDHMDHDGPTRARLRGLAADLGLLTTGSSDYHGSRKTCRLGEYTTDPEIYGEIVRRATGAFPVPGTGGSALR from the coding sequence GTGCGCATCGACCTGCACACCCACTCCACTGCTTCCGACGGCACCGACACCCCGGCGGAGCTGGTGCGCAACGCCGCCGCCGCGGGGCTGGACGTCGTCGCCCTCACCGACCACGACACGGTCGCCGGACACCGGGCCGCGCTCGACGCGCTGCCGGCCGGGCTGACCCTGGTCACCGGCGCCGAACTCTCCTGCCGCCTCGCCCCGGCCGGGCCGGCCGACGGCGAAGGGGTGAGCCTGCACCTGCTGGCGTACCTCTTCGACCCCGACGAGCCGGAGCTGGCCCGGGAGCGCGAGCTGGTGCGGGACGACCGCGAGCCGCGGGCGCGCAAGATGGTCGCCCGGCTCCAGGAGCTGGGGGTGCCGGTCACCTGGGAGCAGGTGGCACGGATCGCCGGCGACGGCGCCGTCGGCCGGCCGCACGTCGCCACCGCGCTGGTGGAACTCGGCGTGGTGCCGACGGTCTCCGACGCCTTCACGGCCGAGTGGATCGGCAACGGCGGGCGGGCCGACGTCCGAAAGCACGAGCTGGACCCCTTCGAGGCGGTCCGGCTGGTCAAGGGCGCCGGCGGGGTGGCCGTCTTCGCCCACCCGCTCGCGGTCAAGCGCGGCCGGTGCGTCCCGGAGAGCGTGATCGCCGAGCTGGCGGCGGCCGGCCTGGACGGCGTCGAGGTGGACCACATGGACCACGACGGGCCCACCCGCGCCCGGCTGCGCGGTCTCGCGGCCGACCTCGGACTCCTCACCACCGGTTCCAGCGACTACCACGGCAGCCGGAAGACCTGCCGGCTCGGCGAGTACACCACCGACCCGGAGATCTACGGCGAGATCGTGCGCCGTGCCACCGGGGCGTTCCCGGTGCCGGGCACCGGCGGAAGCGCCCTCCGCTAA